A DNA window from Malus domestica chromosome 12, GDT2T_hap1 contains the following coding sequences:
- the LOC103449979 gene encoding expansin-A9-like, producing the protein MAMPMSSPSANAMTMKALPLRALLGPILLCLLLLPDHVHVSAADRVLLKAEQDHDRVGPKFKPGPWKHAHATCYEGGSGTFGGACGYHDVVKEGYGLKTVALSDALFNKGQSCGACFEIRCVDSPQWCKPGQPVVSVTATNHCPPNYNLPSDNGGWCNSPREHFDIAKPIFLQIAEYKAGIVPVEYRRVPCKKQGGIRFTITGNPYFNEVMVWNVGGSGDVTSVEVKGDGKLPWTPLKRMWGQRWTTDAKLVGESLTFRVGESDGRTITSVNIAPKNWQFGQTYEGKNFD; encoded by the exons ATGGCCATGCCAATGTCCTCACCGAGTGCCAACGCCATGACAATGAAGGCATTGCCTTTGCGAGCCCTCCTGGGGCCAATCCTGCtatgtcttcttcttctccctgaCCATGTTCATGTCTCTGCTGCCGACCGTGTGCTTCTTAAAGCCGAGCAGGATCACGATAGGGTTGGGCCAAAGTTCAAGCCTGGCCCTTGGAAGCATGCTCATGCCACATGCTACGAAGGAGGCTCTGGAACCTTTG GTGGAGCTTGTGGTTACCATGATGTTGTTAAAGAAGGTTATGGCCTCAAAACTGTAGCACTAAGCGATGCACTGTTCAACAAAGGGCAGTCGTGTGGTGCATGCTTCGAAATCAGATGTGTAGACTCACCCCAATGGTGCAAGCCCGGGCAGCCAGTTGTGTCAGTCACAGCAACAAACCACTGCCCTCCAAACTACAACCTCCCAAGTGACAATGGAGGATGGTGCAATTCGCCACGCGAGCATTTCGATATAGCCAAGCCCATCTTCCTCCAGATTGCTGAGTACAAGGCTGGCATTGTCCCAGTTGAATATCGAAGAGTGCCATGCAAAAAACAAGGAGGCATTCGGTTCACAATAACTGGGAATCCTTATTTCAATGAAGTGATGGTTTGGAATGTCGGAGGCTCTGGGGATGTAACAAGTGTCGAAGTGAAGGGTGACGGCAAGCTTCCATGGACGCCGTTGAAGCGAATGTGGGGTCAGAGGTGGACCACCGATGCTAAGCTTGTTGGGGAGTCATTGACATTTAGGGTTGGTGAGAGTGATGGAAGAACCATTACTTCAGTGAATATTGCCCCTAAGAATTGGCAGTTTGGTCAGACCTACGAGGGCAAGAACTTCGATTAG